The Setaria viridis chromosome 6, Setaria_viridis_v4.0, whole genome shotgun sequence genome contains a region encoding:
- the LOC117861799 gene encoding uncharacterized protein: protein MAKRQAMEALDNSLRDIMGWQDLPFGGKTVVFGGVFRQVLPIVQKGSRAQIVDASLRRSYLWESMRHLKLVRNMRTQSDPWFVEYLLRIGGGTEEVNGDGDVCLLDNICVPYSEDSEKYLDRLIECIFPNLNANMTNKDYITSRAILSTCNDWVDNINIKMIGMFHEGEMVYRSFDSAIDDPHNYYPLEFLNTLTPNGLPPHLLKLKIGCPVILLRNIDPTNGLCNGTRLGVRGFQRNSIDAEIVLGLHARKRFFLPRIPLCPSDDEMFPFQFKRKQFPIRLSFAMTVNKSQGQTIPNVGVYLPAPMFSHGQLYVAMSRATARTNIKILALLPNAEAEEE, encoded by the coding sequence ATGGCAAAGAGGCAAGCTATGGAAGCCCTAGACAACAGCCTACGTGATATAATGGGCTGGCAGGATCTGCCGTTCGGTGGGAAGACTGTTGTCTTTGGAGGGGTTTTCAGACAGGTTCTCCCTATTGTACAGAAAGGATCCAGGGCTCAGATAGTTGATGCTTCTCTACGGAGGTCGTATCTTTGGGAATCCATGCGCCACCTTAAGCTCGTGCGCAACATGAGGACGCAGAGTGACCCATGGTTTGTGGAATATCTACTGCGCATTGGTGGTGGCACGGAGGAGGTTAACGGAGATGGTGATGTATGTCTTCTTGACAATATATGTGTCCCGTACTCTGAGGATTCTGAGAAATATCTTGACAGGTTGATTGAATGTATCTTTCCAAACCTCAATGCAAACATGACAAACAAGGACTACATCACCTCCAGAGCTATTCTATCCACATGCAATGATTGGGTGGACAATATTAATAtcaagatgatcggcatgttccaCGAAGGGGAGATGGTGTACCGTAGTTTCGACTCCGCGATTGATGATCCACATAACTACTATCCGTTGGAGTTCCTTAACACATTGACTCCCAACGGGCTTCCTCCACATTTGCTAAAGCTCAAGATCGGCTGCCCGGTCATATTGCTTAGGAATATCGACCCTACGAATGGACTGTGCAATGGTACAAGGCTGGGGGTTCGAGGCTTCCAAAGAAATTCGATCGATGCTGAAATTGTGCTGGGACTGCATGCCAGAAAGAGGTTTTTCCTTCCTCGAATACCGTTGTGTCCctctgatgatgagatgttCCCATTCCAATTTAAGAGGAAGCAGTTCCCTATTAGGCTCAGCTTCGCCATGACGGTCAACAAGTCGCAGGGCCAAACTATACCAAATGTGGGTGTGTACCTCCCCGCCCCTATGTTCTCTCATGGTCAGTTGTATGTTGCTATGTCTAGAGCCACAGCTAGAACGAATATTAAGATCCTCGCCCTCCTGCCTAACGCAGAGGCAGAGGAGGAATAG